The window CGACGGCCGCCGGACGGACATCCCCGGCTGAGCAGTACGCCCGCGCACCGCGGAGGGCAGAACGGGAAGCCGGTCAGAGCGGCGCCACGGTGATCGCCTCGCCCGCGGCCCGGGAGACGCACGGCATCACGAAGGATTCCCGTTCCTGCGCTGTCAGCACCAGGTCGCGGTGCTCGGCCTGGCCGGCGACCAGACGCAGCCGGCAGGTGCCGCAGGTGCCCGACCCGCAGGAGCTGGGGGTGCGTACTCCGCTGCGCCGCAAGGCATCCAGCGCCGTCTCGCCGGCGGCCACGCCGATCGGCTCGCCGGTGGGTTCCCAGGTCAGAGTGAACGGGGCGCTCGTGCCGCCGAGGGCGTCGACCCCGGCGAAGTCCTCGAAATGGATGTGGGAGGGCCGCCAGTGCATGGTGAGCGCCCGCACCTCGTCCATCAGGGCCGTGGACCCGCAGCAGTAGACGTGGGTCTGGTCGTCGGGTTCGGCCAGCCACGGCCACAGGTCGGCGCGGCCGGAGACGGCGCTGTGATGGAGCACCACCACGTCCATCAGGTCCGGATGAGCGAGTTCCTCGGCGTAGGCGGTCTCCTCGCGGGTGCGGGTCAGGTACACCAGCCGCACCCGGGCCCGCGCCTGCTCGAGGAGGTGATGCAGCATCGAGCGGATCGGGGTGATGCCGATGCCACCGGCCACGAGCAGGTAGCGCGGTGCCTCGACCAGATCGAAGGTACTGGTGGCAGCGGAAACAGTGAGCAGGGAACCGATCTCGGTGTCGTCGACCACACTCACCGAGCCACCTCGTCCGTCCGGCTGCCGGTGCACCGCGATCACGTAACGGTCGGTCTCGGACGCCGGGTTGGTGATGCTGTAGCTACGGCGCTGACCCGCCGGGGTCTCCAGCGACACGTGCGCACCGGGTGGGTGCGGCGGTAGAGCGCTGCCGGCCGGGTCACGCAGTTCGATCTCGCAGATGGACGATGTCAGCATCCTTTTCGCGCTCACCCGGAGCCTTCGGTCGCTCACCAGACCACCTCGTCCTCAATTTTGACCGCTCCACCGTCGATGACCTCGCCGTAGACGCCGATCTCGTCGGTGCCGATGTGCTGCACCAGCAGGCGCGGCAGCGGGATGTCACGACGGGCGTCGGCCGGGTTCACCTCGGTCGCCGCGCACCGGTGCGTGGTGCGCACGCCGTGCAGCCGGGCCTGGCCGATCGTGATGTCGCTGCCGACCAGACCCAGTTCGCTCCAGGCGGGCAGGCCGTCGACATAGATGTTGGCCCGCAGGCGTAACGGGTCGATCGACAGGCCGGTGCGCTGCTCCAGGTCGCGCACGGAGGCGAGGTTGATGATGGAGACCGCGTTCATCAGGGCGTCCGACACCACCGAGACGTCGGTGAACCGGCGGCCGTCCTCGCGGGCCAGCACCGGCAGCACCCCCGCCGGCAGGTCGAGCACCCGGGCGAAGAACGCCATGCTCCGCTCGCGGCCCTGCGGCGTGGTCCAGTTCTCCTGGAGGACGACGTGCTCGCGCACGCTCACGGTGAAGTTCTCGCTGTCGGCGTCCAGGTGGGTGTTCAGGCCGGCGAGCCGTTCCTCCTTCACCAGCACGAAGAACTGGTGCTTGCTCACCGGGGTGCGCCGTCCGGGGTGGTAGTCGCCTCCCGGACGGGCCAGCGCCCAGATCCGGTCGGCCGGGAAACCGGCCCCCGGCGTCAGCTCCACCTCGGACAACGGCTGCGCCGAAAGCCCTTTGACCGGATAGTGCCACAGCGAGACGACCCGCCCCACCGACGTCCCGGGTCCGTCGCGTTTGATGCCCACGCCGGGCCACTATTCCAGAAGGTTCCTCAGCCCGCGGCGATCGGTGGCCGATTGGTCGAGGCGAACAGGGCATCCAGCACCTCGGGCCGACCGGAGAACCCGAACAGCGGCCCCTGGGCGGAATCACAGCCCAGGGCGCGCAGAACGTCGGCCTGAGCCGGGCGTTCCACACCTTCGGCGATGACCAGGTGCCCGAGAGCGTGACCCATGCCCACCGCCGCGCCGGCGATGGCGGCCCCGGCCTCGTGCCGGTCGACGGTGGCCGTCATCGACTCGTCCAGTTTCAGCACCTGCACCGGCACGGTCCTCAGCCGGGCCAGGGGACAGGTGCCGGAGCCGAAGTGGTCCATCGCCAGCCGCACACCCATCCGGTGCACCCCGGCCAGGTTCTGCGCGACGGCCGGGCTGTCGGCCCCGAACGCCTCCTCGACCAGCTCGATCACCAGCTGGTTGGCCGCCAGCCCGGTCTCCTGCAGCGTTTCGTTCACCAGGTCGACCACGTCGATCGCCTCGAAGGTCTGCACCGACAGGTTCACCGAGATCCGGCCCCGGCCCGGGCGCCAGTGCGCGGCCCGGCGGCATGCCTCCCGCAGCACCCAGGTGTCCAGATCGCCGATCATCCGGTACTCCTCGGCGATCGGCACGAATTCCGCGGCGGTCAGCGACGGGGAACCGGCCGGCTGCCAGTGCACCAGCGCCTCGGCGCCGATGATCTGGTGCCGGTCCAGGCGCATCACCGGCTGGTAGCGCAGGTTCAGCTGACCGGCGGAGATGGCGGTGCGCAGCTGCGAGACGATGCGCATCTTGCGGTCGACGTCGAGCTGCATCTGGGTGTCGAAGACGCTCAGACGGGCCCGCCCGCCCCGTTTCGAGGCGTACATGGCCAGGTCTGCGCGCTGCAGGATGGTGTCGGTACCGGGACCGGGCACCGCGTCCTCCACGGTGTTCAGGGCCACGCCGATGCTCGCGCTGACCACCACCTCGCAGCTCTTGATCGTCAGCGGTCGTTCCAGCTCCACGGCGATCCGCTCGGCCAGTTCCTGCGCCCGGCCGGGGGTGGCGAACGAGCCGGCCACGATGAACTCGTCCCCGCCCAGCCGGGCCACGACATCACCTCGGCGACAGACCGCGCGCAGCCGCTCGGCCGTCAGCACCAGCAGCTCGTCGCCGGCCTCGTGCCCCAGGCTGTCGTTGATCAGCTTGAACCCGTCGAGGTCGATGAACAGCACCGCCACCACCGGGCCGTCCTGATGCTGCGACGCGATCAGCTGCTGCAGCCGTTCCAGCAGGGCGCGACGGTTGGGCAGGCCGGTCAGCTCGTCCATCAGCGCCGTGCGGCTCAGACTGTCGTGCAGGCCGCGCATCTCGGTGGACGACACCTCCAGCGAGCGCTCCAGCAGGTACCGGTCCTTGTCGGCCTGCTCGTACGTGGCCGACACCACCGCCAGCAGCCGGGTCCAGACCTCCGGCGCCGATGGCTGCTGCGGGTCCAGGCTCAGCCGGCGCAGCTGGCGGACCAGGAGCCGGTGCAGCTCGGGTTGCCGGTCCGGATCCTGCTCCGGAGGGGAGGTCATGACGGCAGTTCCTGGAACGTCGTGATGGTGAGGGTCTGGTTCAGCAGCCCGGAGGTCTTCTCCCCGATCGGTGAGATCTCCCCGTAGGAGTAGAAGCCGGCGATCAGCGCGTCGGTCGGCAACCTCGACGCCACCGTCTCCAGCTCGTCCTCCGTGCGCTGGCCCAGCACCGCGCGACGCCCGACGCAACTGATCACCAGGGTCATCACCGGGAGGCCGGGCATCAGCTCGGCCCCCTTGACCGCGTCCCCCGCCCCCTCGACCAGCTCGTCGATGTTCGCGCGCATCAGCCGGGCCACCGAGTTCTGCCGGATGTCACCGGTGAAGGCCATGCTCTGCTGCTGCTCGTCGAACGCCTGGACCGTGCGCACGACCGCGCTCTGGGCACCGTCGGGGGTGCGCACCGAGAGGGGGAACAACAACGTCGCCTCGGGGGTGTCGCCCATCTGCTCGCCGAGATAGTTGCGGTACAGGCCCAGAGCCGGCTGACCGTCGAGCTCGTACAGCACGTTCCCCTCCGAGCGGGTGACCTTCCGCTCCGGCCCCAGGATGCTCCAGCCACCCCCGGCGCCGTGACCGATCCGCAGGTTCGGGCCGCTCAGCCCGACCACACACACCGCGCCCGTGCGGGGACGCCCGTCCACCAGCACCCAGGTCCGGTCGAACCGGTGGCCGTCCCCGGCCAGGCCACCGGTGATCAGGGCCCGCCCCCGGCCCCCCTCGCTCAGGCCCCGGGCCAGCTCGGCGCCGTTGGCGCGCAGGCCGTCGGAGAGCACGATGATCCCCTTCAGCCCGGGATCACCGGCGGCCAGCTCCTCGGCCAGCTCCCGGCCGATCTGGTGCGAGTCGCGGGATGCGCTCATGTCCCGGGTGATCAGCTGCAGGCGGGTGCTCGCGAAGCTGGTGACGGCCACGGTGAGGGTGCCGTCCTCGACCCTCTCCCCCAGGATCTCGCCCGCGGTCGAGCAACCGATCACCACGGAGGTCGGATAGGCCGCCAGCACCTCGGGCAGCGGGCTGCTGTCGGTGGCTTCCAGCACCGCCGCGGCACCGAAGACCATCACCAACGTCGCCGGGCCGTCCCAGGCCGGCAACGGATCCGCGTATCCCGTGCCCGCACGCCACTGACCCGTCCAGGCCCTCACCATGTCCCCTTGCCCTCGGCAAACCTCCTTCAACCATCGGCCGGCCGGCGGGAAAGATGAGGACTGCCGGGGTCAGGCCACCTGCCAGATGTGGTCGTCACTGCTGGAGCAGGTGAACAGCGGGTCGCCCGGTACGTGCAGCAGGCGATGCAGACCGGGGGCGTCGATAGACTCCGCCTGCACCGCCGGCCACCCCCGTTTCGATGGAAGTTGACATGCTGAAGTTCCAGGAAGTCCTGTCCCGGCTCACGGCCTACTGGGCGGAGCAGGGCGCCATGACCGTGCAGCCCTTCAACACGGAGGTCGGCGCCGGTACGGCCAACCCGGCCACCGCCCTGCGGGTCCTGGGACCGGAACCCTGGCGGGTCGCCTACGTCGAGCCCAGCGTGCGCCCCGACGACAGCCGCTACGGCGAGAACCCGAACCGGCTGCAGACGCACACCCAGTTCCAGGTGATCCTCAAGCCCGACCCGGGCAACCCCCAGGAGCTGTACCTGGAGTCCCTGGCGGCCATCGGCATCGACCTGGACGCGCACGACGTGCGGTTCGTCGAGGACAACTGGGCCTCCCCCGCCCTCGGCGCCTGGGGCCTGGGCTGGGAGGTCTGGCTCGACGGCATGGAGATCACCCAGTTCACCTACTTTCAGCAGATGGGCGGCGTGACCCTGTCGCCGACCTCGGTGGAGATCACCTACGGGCTCGAGCGCATCGTCATGGCCCTTCAGGGGGTCAACCACTTCAAGGACATCCAGTACGCGCCGGGCATCACCTACGGCGAGGCGTTCGGTCAGGTCGAGTACGAGATGAGCCGCTACTACCTGGACGACGCCGACATCGACACCGCGCGCCGCCTGTACGACCTGCACGAGGCCGAGGCGACGCTGATGATCGAGCGCCGGCTGCCGGTGCCGGCCTACTACAACCTGCTCAAGTGCTCACACACCTTCAACGTGCTGGACGCCCGCGGTGTGGTCTCGACCGCCGAACGCGCCCGGGCCTTCTCGACCATGCGCCGGCTCTCCCGCGACGTCGCCTCGCTGTGGGTGGAACGCCGCGAGGAGAACGGTTTTCCGCTGGGCACGGTGCAGACCCCGGTCGCCGCCGAGCCGCTTCCCCTCCCCGCCCCGGCCACCGCGCCGTCCACGCTCCTGTTCGAGATCGGCCTGGAGGAACTACCCGCCGGTGAGGTCGAACGGGCCCAGGACTGGCTCGGCACGACCGTGCGCGAGCGCCTGAGCGCGACCCGGCTCACCTTCGGCGCGGTGCGCGCCCTCGCGACCCCGCGGCGCCTGGTCGTCCTGGTCGACGACGTCGCGGTGCGCGAGAGCGACGCGACCGAGACCGTCCGGGGCCCCCGGGCCACCGCGGCCTTCGACGCCGCCGGAGCCCTGACCCGGGCCGCGACCGGCTTCGCCGGCAAGCACGGGGTCGACCCGGCCACGCTGGAGCGCGTTCAGGTCGACGGCGTCGAGTACGTCAGCGTCGTGCGGCAGCTGCCCGGGCGCGCCGCCGCGCAGGTGCTGTCCTCGTTGCTGGCCGACGTCGTGCGCGACCTGCACGCCGAGCGGAACATGCGCTGGTCCGACCCCGACCTGGCCTACGTGCGCCCGATCCGCTGGCTCCTGGCCCTGCTGGGCGAGGCGCCCCTCCCGGTCACCGCCGGAGCCCTGACCTCGGGCACGAGCACCCGGGTGCTGCGCCTGGCGTCCACCCCGACCGTCGAGGTGACCAGCGCGCACGGGTACGAGGACTTCCTGCGCGGGCACGACATCATGCTCGACCGCTCGCAGCGTCGCCGCGTGATCCTGGAGGCCGCCCACCGCCTCGCCGCCGCGGCCGGTGGACGGGTGGACGAGGACGTCGACGGCGGTGTCGTCGACGAGATCGTCGACCTGGTCGAGTGGCCGGTTCCGGTCCGGGGCAGCTTCGACGAGCGCTACCTGGAACTGCCGCCGGAAATCCTGATCGCGGTGATGCGCAAGCACCAGCGTTACCTGCCGATCCGGCAGCAGGACGGCGCGGGTCTGCTGGCCGGCTTCGTCACGTTCGCCAACGGCTCCTGCGACCTGGACGTGGTCGCGAACGGTAACGCGGCCGTGGTGCGCGCCCGCTTCGAGGACGCCTCGTTCTTCTGGGCCGCCGACCGCCGTCGCAGCCTGGCCGACCTGCACGCCGGGCTGGAGAAGCTGACGTTCGAGACCAGCCTGGGCTCCATGGCCCAGCGCTCGGCCCGGATCGCCCGCATCGCCTCGGCCGTGGCCACCCGCACCGGGCTGAGCGCCACCGACAGCGCCACCGTCGAGCGGGCCGGAGCCCTGGCCAAGTTCGACCTGGCCTCGCAGATGGTCGTCGAGATGACGTCGCTGGCCGGCACGATGGCCCGCTACTACGCGCTGGCCGCCGGTGAGTCCGAGGCCGTCGCCACCGCCCTGAGCGACATGGAACGTCCGCGTTCCTCCGAGGACAGCCCCGCCTCCACCCTGCCGGGTGCGGTGCTGGCACTCGCCGACCGCGCCGACCTGCTGGCCGGTCTCTTCGCGATCGGCGCTTCCCCCTCGGGCAGCAAAGACCCGTTCGGTCTGCGCCGCGCGGCGCTGGGCCTCGTGGCCACGCTGCACGCCCACCCGGAACTGGCCGGGCTGAGCGTGCCGGACCTGCTGGAGACGGCCGCGCAGGCCCTGCGGGCGCAGGGCCTGGAGGTTCCGGGCAAGGCCCTGGAGCAGGCCGCCACGTTCGTGGTCCGCCGTCAGGAACGCGCGTACGTCGAGGCCGGTCACGATGTCGACCTGGTGACCGCCGTCCTGCCGCTGGCCGCCACCCCGGCCGCCACCTCCGCGGTGCTGGCCGAGGTCGAGAAGCTCGTCGCCGCAGGCCTGATCGGTGGGTTCGTCGAAGGGGTGCAGCGGGCGCGGCGCCTGATCGGCAACGCCGACCGGCCCGCCGCCGGCAGCCCGCTGGACGTCTCGGCCGACCCCAGCTCCCAGTCCCTGGCCGAGGTCTACGGCCAGGCCCGCACGGCCGGGTACGCGCCGGGCGCCTCGCTGACCCAGCTCGTCGAGGCCTGCGCCCCGCTGGTCACCGCGCTGCATGCCTTCCTCGAAGACGTGCAGGTGATGGCCCCCGATCCGGCCGTCCGTCAGGCCCGCATCGCCATCCTGTCGGCCATCAGTGACGTCGCCGAGACCACCGGCCTGGACTGGGAGGCACTCTCCCGGGCCGTCAAGATCGACGCCCAGAGCACGACCCGCTGAGGCATCCGGTGGTTCCCGCTCACCCGGGTTGGCGGGAACCACCGGAAGGTCAGGGCGTGCGCAGGTTCTCGGGCCCCGAGCTGCTGCGGATCGTAGGGCGTACCGCCAGGGCCGCGACCAAGGCGCCGACGGTCGCGGACAGAGCTGCGGCCGCCATCGCGGCGGGTAGCGCGACCGCGAGTTTGGGCCCGACCCCCTCGTCCTCCGAGCCGACGACCAAGACCCCGAAGACGAGCCAGCCCAGCACCGCCCCGAGCACGGTCGCCGGCACCGCGGCCAGCAGCATCTGCCGGCGCACGATCTTCGAGACGAAGGCCGGCGAGGCCGCGAGCGCCACCAGGATCGCGGTGGCGCGGGCGTTGTCGAGAACCTGCTCGGTGGCCCCCACCACCAGGGAGAACGTCGCCACCACGGCTGCAACGGCGACCGCCACCGCGGCACCGGCCATACCGACCAGGTAGAACTTCTGGTCGTGGGCGTCCGGCCCGGTGACGTCCACCACCAGGGTCGCGATGATGCCGTACGAGATACCCACGGCCAGCATCACGCCGACGACCCGACCGGGCGTGCGCACATCGGCCATCAGGCGACGTCCGGCCATGGACGTAACCAGCCCGCGACGACGCGCGGCCAACCATCCGGTGAACAGGATCACCCACGGGCCGGAGCTGATCGCCAGGGCCACGGTGGCGGCCGCTGCACCACCGACGCCCAGTTGGTGCATGAACGAGGACCTCCACAGGAAGATCGCGATGAGGCCGGCTGAGACCACCGGTGCGACAGCATGGGCTGAGGTCAGAGGACGCTGCTGCCGGCGGGTCAGGCCCAGAGGTGACACCGCGGCCGGGCGGGCGGCCTGAGCGGCCACCAGGCCGCCGAGGGGAAACGCCGCCGCTACCATGACCAGCCAGCCGACCAGGATCGGCCATTCGGGCTGGGGAAGCATTTTCGACCCGATCGGCAGAGCCGGGCCGAGAACCAGCCAGAGCAGCAGGTAGAGCGGTCCCGCCGCGAGTGCTCCGATGACGGCCGCCCGCGTCCCCTCCAGGAAGGCCAGCCGGCGCAGGTCGCGGCGGGTGGCCCCGGCCAGACTCAGCGCGGCGAGCCGTCGTTCGCGGGCGGCCGTACCGGTGCGCAGCGCCTGGAGGGCCAGGAGCACGAAGGGCACGACCAGCAGGACCGCCCCGATGGCCGTGCCTCCGCGGAGCCCACTTTCGACCACGTAGGGAGCCAGACCTCCATCCGGGGGCCCGTTCACACCCAGGTCCGTGTAGCACCCGGAGTCGTCGCAGGTGTACGACGAGGCGGTACCGACCCGGAGGGTGAGGATCGCCAGCGCGCCGAGCAGGAGGGCACCGCTGCCGGCCACCCCGAATGCCATCCGCCGGGCCCGCTGCCGGTCGGCGGCGGAGCGGGGACGGGACAGCTGCCAGAAGATCGAACTCGCACCGGTACTCATACCAGCACCGCCTCGGAGGCGATCTCACCGTCGAAGAGCCGGATCTCACGATCGGCCCGGGCCGCGACGGAATTGTCGTGGGTGACGACGATCAGGGCGGCACCACTGCGCCGGGCCTCGCCGATCATCAGGTCGAGCAGTTCCCGGCCACCGATCGAGTCCAGGCTGCCGGTCGGCTCGTCGGCGAGCATCAGCTGCGGGCTGGTGATCAGCGAGCGCGCGACCGCCACCCGCTGCGCCTGGCCGCCGGACATCTCAGCCGGCTCGACCTCGGCCAGCTCCTGCGCGCCGCACCGCTCCAGCCAGCCGAGCGCGAGCCGGCGGGCTTCCTTGGGGCCGTGCCCGTCCAGCAGCAAGGGCAGAGCGACATTGTCGAGACCGGTGAGCTCGGGCACGAGCTGACCGAACTGCAGCACCAGGGAGAGTTTGCTGCGGCGCAGCCGGGCCCGCTCGTCGTCACCGGCCCCGGTCAGCGACTGGCCGAAGAGCCGCACCTCGCCACTCTGCGGCCGGATCAGCCCGGCCGCGACGTGCAGCACGGTCGACTTGCCGCAGCCGCTGGGCCCGGTGACGGCCAGGATCTCGCCCGGCTGCACGGTGAGACTGACGCCCCGGACGGCGACCGTGCGGTGGTAGGCGTGCTGGATGTTCTCCAGCACGAGAACCGGCTCGGCGGTGTCAGATACACCGATCTGACTCATGATCGTGCTCCTTCGGCGGACGGGGTCGGTTCGGTGTTCTCAGGGTCTTCACCCTCGGCGGGCTCGTCAGATTCGGCGGGCTCGTCGGATTCGTCCGTCGCGGGGTACTCCAGAACCGCGCCGGGCAGTATGCCCACCGCCGGTGCGGGCAGTCGCCGGATGCGCTCGCCGGTCAGCTCGAGCCAGCGCAGATCGGCGTCCAGATGCAGACGCTGGAGATCACGGACACCGGTGCGGCCCAGGGCGGTCACGGAACGGTCGGTCTCACCCGAAGAGAGTTCCAGTGCCCGCATCGCCCGCAGGTGCGTCGCCCGCTGCCGGGACAACAGAGCGCCCGGGTCGGCGTGCAGACGGTAGGCCGCGAGGGTCTTGCGGATCAGCTCGTCGGCCGGTACACCGCCGGGCACCCCCGGATCGATCGGCTCGGCCAGCCAGTCCCGGGCCCGGGCCCCACCGGCGTCGGTGAGTTCGTAGACGGTCCGTTCGGGGCCGTCCCCCGCCTCGGTCTGGGCGATCTGGATCAGGTCGTCACGTTGCAGGCGGGCCAGCGTGGAGTAGACCTGCCCGAACGCGAGCGGCCGCAGACCGGCGAACCACTCGTCGTGCGTGCGTTTCAGGTCGTACCCGTGCCGGGGGCCCGGGAGAAGGAGCGCCAGGAGCGCATCGCCGATGGCCATGATCATGACTATACACTCGGTTCATACACCGGGTGTATAGATCACTGCATCCCTTCGCTGACGGGCCTGACCGAGTCCTACACGAACACCGCCGAGATCAGCATCAGCACCGGAACGCACACCACCGTGGTCAGCAGCGCCACATCCCGCGCGATGGGCTCACCCCGGCCGTACCAGATGGCATACGTCTGCACGTTCTGCGCGGTCGGCAGGGCGGCCATTGCCACCACGGCGAACAACGCCGCCCCGTCCAGGCCCAGCAGGGGCCCGGCCACGACGAAGGCGACCGACGGCATCACCATCGTCTTGACCACGGTCGCGGTGAGCACGGGCGGCAGATCGGCACCGGCCAGGGGACGCCTCCCCCACAGCGATATGCCGAACGCCATCAGCATGAGCGGCACCGCCGCCCCGCCGAGAATCTCCAGCGGCCCGCTGACCACGTCCGGCAGCGTGATGCCGGCGAGAGCCACCAGCACACCGGCGAGCGTGGCCACGACAAAGGGATTTCGCACCGGGACGGTGAGGGTTCCGAGAACATCGAGGCGCCCCCGCGTCCCCAGTTCCAGGGCCGCCGTGACCGCGGGAGCCAGCACCACCAGCTGCAACATGATCAGTGGCGTGGCCGCGGCCACGTTGCCCACCACGTACGTGGCGACCGGCAGCCCGATGTTCGCGGCGTTGGCGTAGGAGGACGCGGTGACACCGATCGTGGTCTCCGCCAGCGGGCGGCGGAAGAACAGCCGGGAGAGCAGTACGAAGATCGCACCGCTGATGATCGCCGAGATCAGGGCCACCAGCGCGGCGGACGAGGCCAGCACCGAGGGATCGCCGTGGGCCATCGTCATGAACAGCAGCGCCGGATTGGCCACGGCGTAGGCGGTCTTGCTCAGGTACCGCGCGCCCTCGGCCGGGACCACCCCGGTCGCGGCCAGGACCACCCCCGCCAGGATCACGATCAGGATGATGGCGAAACCGGTGACCACGCCTGCCAAGATTCAGAAGCCCTTCGGGTGCTGGGGCGCCTCCCCTGAAAGACTCCGGGCCTGTGATGTCCGACGAGGGCAGGCTCCAGTGACGTGTTCATGCTGGCACACACGGGTTCCCGGGTTCCCGACGGGTAGGTGATGATGGTCGATGCTGCGGACGACGTCCTCGCCGCCACCGCGGTACCCCTCGACTCAGGATCGGCGCGGGCTGAAGATCAGGTGTTTGCGGCCACGGTACGCGACGCGCTCCACGCCGATGCCGTAGACCTGCTCGATCAGCTCGCTCTCGATGACCTCGTCCGCCGGGCCCGCACCGACCAGGCGGCCGTGCTCCAGCAGGACCAGATCGTCGCAGTAGCGAGCGGCCAGGTTGAGATCGTGCAGCACGACCACGACGCTGGTCTCCAGTTCCGCGACCAGCGAGAGGATCTCGTGCTGGTAGCGGATGTCGAGGTGGTTGGTCGGCTCGTCCAGCAGCAGGTGCGACGCCTGCTGGGTGAGGGCGCGGGCGATCAGGACGCGCTGCTTCTCGCCACCGGAGAGCCCGGCGAAACTGCGGGATGCCAGGTGCAGGGCTCCCACCCGGTGCAGGGCGGTCCAGGCGATCTCCTCGTCGCTCTTGCTCGTGCGGGAGAAGTCGCCCAGGTGCGGACCGCGCCCGAGCAGCACCATCTCGGCGACCGTCATGGTGGTCTCACCACCGCTCTCCTGCACCACCACGGCCAGGTGCTGGGCGGTTTCGCGGGTGGTGAGCCGCTCCAGCGCACGCCCGTCGACGCTGATCCGGCCGGCCGAGGGCTTGAGCGATCCGTATAGCAGACGCAGCAGGGTGGTCTTGCCGCTACCGTTCGGGCCGATCAGGCCCAGCACCCTTGCGGTGCGGGCGGTGATCGAGACGTCGTCGACCACGCGCTGGGTACCGTAGGCGAACTGCAGCCCGTGGGCCTCGATCACTGCCGGCCGAACCGTTCCTCGATGCGCTCCAGACCGGTGATCGCCAGAGGGCTGGGCGGTTCGGTGAAGTTGAACAGCTGCGGCATCAGGTCGCCGTTCTTCACCGCAGTCAGCTTCTCGGATCCCGGCAGGTCGGTGACGGCTCGGGTCACGTCGTCTGGATCACCGTCGGAGTAGAGCAGAACCAGGACGTCGGGGTTCAGACCGATGAGCTTCTCCAGCGTCACCTCGAACACACGCTCGTCCACGTCACCGAAGACATTGGTGAAACCGGCCGCCTCCAGCTGCGGCTGGGCCATGCTGCGAGATCCGTAGGCATAGGTGACCCCACCGCCCACGGTGGGGTAGAGCACTGCGGCGGTGCGGTTCTCGCCCTTCTCCACCGCGGCCAGGCGCTTTTTCAGGTCGGCGACGGCCGCCGTGGCCTCGGCCTGGCGGTTGAAGACCTTGCCGTAGAAGTGCATCTGGTCGTAGACATCGTCGAAACCGGGATCTTCCAGGCCGTCACCGCACAGGCCGGGCTCTTCCAGCAGGGGGATGCCGACGGAGGTGAGCGTGTCACGGGTGAGGTTCTGCGCCTCGCCGAGCACCAGGTCGGGTTCCTGACTGATCACGACCTCCTGGGAGATCTGCAGATGGCCGCTGGTATCGGTCTTGTCGGTCAGGAGCGGAATCTCGTCCAGGGCCTTCTGCGTGGCCTCGTCGTAGTAGTCAGCGGGGTAGGCACCGGCCCGGGCCGTCACGTCACTGAGCACCCCGAGCGCGGAAAGATAGGGAACCGAAGCACTCTTCAGTAGCAGCACACGTTCCGGAGCGGCGGTGAAGGTCACCTCGTCACCACAGTTCCCGACGGTCAGGGGGTAGTTTCCGCTCGCGTCGGCGGCTCGGGTG is drawn from Kineosporia sp. NBRC 101731 and contains these coding sequences:
- a CDS encoding glycine--tRNA ligase, producing MLKFQEVLSRLTAYWAEQGAMTVQPFNTEVGAGTANPATALRVLGPEPWRVAYVEPSVRPDDSRYGENPNRLQTHTQFQVILKPDPGNPQELYLESLAAIGIDLDAHDVRFVEDNWASPALGAWGLGWEVWLDGMEITQFTYFQQMGGVTLSPTSVEITYGLERIVMALQGVNHFKDIQYAPGITYGEAFGQVEYEMSRYYLDDADIDTARRLYDLHEAEATLMIERRLPVPAYYNLLKCSHTFNVLDARGVVSTAERARAFSTMRRLSRDVASLWVERREENGFPLGTVQTPVAAEPLPLPAPATAPSTLLFEIGLEELPAGEVERAQDWLGTTVRERLSATRLTFGAVRALATPRRLVVLVDDVAVRESDATETVRGPRATAAFDAAGALTRAATGFAGKHGVDPATLERVQVDGVEYVSVVRQLPGRAAAQVLSSLLADVVRDLHAERNMRWSDPDLAYVRPIRWLLALLGEAPLPVTAGALTSGTSTRVLRLASTPTVEVTSAHGYEDFLRGHDIMLDRSQRRRVILEAAHRLAAAAGGRVDEDVDGGVVDEIVDLVEWPVPVRGSFDERYLELPPEILIAVMRKHQRYLPIRQQDGAGLLAGFVTFANGSCDLDVVANGNAAVVRARFEDASFFWAADRRRSLADLHAGLEKLTFETSLGSMAQRSARIARIASAVATRTGLSATDSATVERAGALAKFDLASQMVVEMTSLAGTMARYYALAAGESEAVATALSDMERPRSSEDSPASTLPGAVLALADRADLLAGLFAIGASPSGSKDPFGLRRAALGLVATLHAHPELAGLSVPDLLETAAQALRAQGLEVPGKALEQAATFVVRRQERAYVEAGHDVDLVTAVLPLAATPAATSAVLAEVEKLVAAGLIGGFVEGVQRARRLIGNADRPAAGSPLDVSADPSSQSLAEVYGQARTAGYAPGASLTQLVEACAPLVTALHAFLEDVQVMAPDPAVRQARIAILSAISDVAETTGLDWEALSRAVKIDAQSTTR
- a CDS encoding PadR family transcriptional regulator — translated: MAIGDALLALLLPGPRHGYDLKRTHDEWFAGLRPLAFGQVYSTLARLQRDDLIQIAQTEAGDGPERTVYELTDAGGARARDWLAEPIDPGVPGGVPADELIRKTLAAYRLHADPGALLSRQRATHLRAMRALELSSGETDRSVTALGRTGVRDLQRLHLDADLRWLELTGERIRRLPAPAVGILPGAVLEYPATDESDEPAESDEPAEGEDPENTEPTPSAEGARS
- a CDS encoding ABC transporter ATP-binding protein, with amino-acid sequence MSQIGVSDTAEPVLVLENIQHAYHRTVAVRGVSLTVQPGEILAVTGPSGCGKSTVLHVAAGLIRPQSGEVRLFGQSLTGAGDDERARLRRSKLSLVLQFGQLVPELTGLDNVALPLLLDGHGPKEARRLALGWLERCGAQELAEVEPAEMSGGQAQRVAVARSLITSPQLMLADEPTGSLDSIGGRELLDLMIGEARRSGAALIVVTHDNSVAARADREIRLFDGEIASEAVLV
- a CDS encoding FtsX-like permease family protein, giving the protein MSTGASSIFWQLSRPRSAADRQRARRMAFGVAGSGALLLGALAILTLRVGTASSYTCDDSGCYTDLGVNGPPDGGLAPYVVESGLRGGTAIGAVLLVVPFVLLALQALRTGTAARERRLAALSLAGATRRDLRRLAFLEGTRAAVIGALAAGPLYLLLWLVLGPALPIGSKMLPQPEWPILVGWLVMVAAAFPLGGLVAAQAARPAAVSPLGLTRRQQRPLTSAHAVAPVVSAGLIAIFLWRSSFMHQLGVGGAAAATVALAISSGPWVILFTGWLAARRRGLVTSMAGRRLMADVRTPGRVVGVMLAVGISYGIIATLVVDVTGPDAHDQKFYLVGMAGAAVAVAVAAVVATFSLVVGATEQVLDNARATAILVALAASPAFVSKIVRRQMLLAAVPATVLGAVLGWLVFGVLVVGSEDEGVGPKLAVALPAAMAAAALSATVGALVAALAVRPTIRSSSGPENLRTP
- a CDS encoding AEC family transporter — its product is MVTGFAIILIVILAGVVLAATGVVPAEGARYLSKTAYAVANPALLFMTMAHGDPSVLASSAALVALISAIISGAIFVLLSRLFFRRPLAETTIGVTASSYANAANIGLPVATYVVGNVAAATPLIMLQLVVLAPAVTAALELGTRGRLDVLGTLTVPVRNPFVVATLAGVLVALAGITLPDVVSGPLEILGGAAVPLMLMAFGISLWGRRPLAGADLPPVLTATVVKTMVMPSVAFVVAGPLLGLDGAALFAVVAMAALPTAQNVQTYAIWYGRGEPIARDVALLTTVVCVPVLMLISAVFV